A genome region from Cutaneotrichosporon cavernicola HIS019 DNA, chromosome: 5 includes the following:
- the 6 gene encoding uncharacterized protein (belongs to the acetylglutamate kinase family), protein MLPRLSKLPRPALARAAARRAYVAPASKPVLELDVKKVGSEIRKRGLTNAIANTRDGGMDRDTIIRLLYSLGSRHEVERYLRIFTQSSKAGAGGVLPEAKFAVLKVGGAILTNELEDLALSLSFLNRLGLYPVVLHGAGPQLNEILEAEGVTPDYEDGIRITDAKTLQVARRVFLQENLKLTSALERLGTRARPIPTGVFYADYLDKDKYKLVGKINKVDKAPIEAAIRAGCLPILTSLAETADGQMLNVNADVAAGELAKVLEPMKIVYLNEKGGLFHGVTGKKISAINLDEEYDGLMKESWVKFGTKLKIREIKELLDTLPRTSSVAIISTDMLQKELFTDAGAGTLIRRGYKLYKQPAADAIASTKLREIFTERDPEVASGRKSVAEIFGEMKVTPHTVYGDEPFDVVAVVSHPEGQTPVMTKFLPSRNGVLNKTVDNVFDSIKKDHKRLFWTAQADDENRAWHFERADGSFTRAGRSLFWYGVPDVKQVEKIIEGFESSGRIDRVFLPVGPSTPPHRLAGAAPGNARAFSTSARPSLSAAGNYSFRRGYATEVPRKRVALIGARGYTGQNLVSLIDSHPGLELTHVSSRELAGLPLQGYTKGNVTYSNLSAEDVKKMEENGEVDAWVMALPNGVCKPFVDAIEAAHAKGSQGVIVDLSADYRFENNWTYGLPELYGREEIKQSKRISNPGCYATNSQLLIAPLLPFLDPAQSPTIFGVSGYSGAGTKSGQKDADGRPMTVPKISEADLTGSVRPYALTDHIHEREAGIHLSTLGNPMSVHFIPTVAPWYSGIVSVLNAPLKQDMRASDVTALYEAKYAAEPLVHVQKDAPDVRQVAGKHGWRVGGVQVHSSGKRVVVVGALDNLLKGAATQCMQNLNLALGYDELAGVPKDAY, encoded by the exons ATGCTTCCCCGCCTCTCCAAGCTCCCCCGCCccgcgctggcgcgcgccgccgcccgccgcgcatACGTTGCACCGGCGTCCAAgcccgtcctcgagcttgacgtcAAGAAGGTCGGCTCCGAGATCCGCAAGCGCGGCCTGACCAACGCCATTGCCAACACACGCGACGGCGGTATGGACCGT GACACGATCATCCGCCTCCTCTACTCGCTCGGCTCGCGCcacgaggttgagcgctACCTCCGCATCTTTACCCAGAGCTCCAAGGCCGGTGCTGGTGGCGTTCTTCCCGAGGCCAAGTTTGCCGTACTCAA GGTTGGTGGCGCTATCCTGAccaacgagctcgaggaccttgcTCTCTCGCTTTCGTTCCTCAACCGTCTTGGGCTGTAccccgtcgtcctccacgGCGCTGGACCCCAGCTCAACGAGATcctcgaggctgagggCGTCACGCCCGACTACGAGGACGGCATCCGTATCACGGACGCCAAGACGCTGCAGGTCGCCCGCCGCGTGTTCCTCCAGGAGAACCTCAAGCTCACCTCtgcccttgagcgcctcggtacacgcgcgcgcccgaTTCCCACGGGCGTCTTCTACGCCGACtacctcgacaaggacaagtaCAAGCTTGTGGGCAAGATCAACAAGGTCGACAAGGCGCCCATCGAGGCGGCTATCCGTGCCGGCTGCCTGCCCATCCTTACCTCGCTTGCCGAGACTGCCGATGGCCAGATGCTCAACGTCAACGCAGACGTTGCGGCcggcgagctggccaaGGTCCTTGAGCCTATGAAGATTGTCTACCTCAACGAGAAGGGTGGTCTCTTCCACGGCGTCACCGGCAAGAAGATCTCTGccatcaacctcgacgaggagtaCGACGGCCTCATGAAGGAGTCTTGGGTCAAGTTTGGTACCAAGCTCAAGATCCGTgagatcaaggagctcctcgacacgctTCCGCGCACCTCATCGGTCGCCATCATCTCGACCGACATGCTCCAGAAGGAGCTCTTCACCGACGCCGGTGCTGGTACCCTCATCCGCCGCGGCTACAAGCTGTACAAGCAGCCCGCTGCCGATGCCATTGCGTCGACCAAGCTCCGCGAGATCTTCACCGAGCGCGACCCCGAGGTTGCTTCGGGTAGAAAGTCGGTGGCCGAGATCTTCGGTGAGATGAAGGTGACCCCGCACACGGTGTACGGTGACGAGCCGTTTGACGTCGTTGCTGTCGTCTCGCACCCCGAGGGCCAGACTCCCGTCATGACCAAGTTCCTCCCGTCGCGCAACGGCGTGCTGAACAAGACTGTTGACAACGTCTTTGACTCGATCAAGAAGGACCACAAGCGCCTCTTCTGGACTGCccaggccgacgacgagaaccGTGCCTGGCACTTTGAGCGTGCCGACGGCTCGTTCACCCGTGCCGGCCGCTCGCTCTTCTGGTACGGTGTCCCGGACGTCAAGCAGGTCGAGAAGATCATCGAGGGGTTTGAGAGCTCGGGTCGCATCGACcgcgtcttcctccccgTCGGTCCCAGCACGCCGccccaccgcctcgccggTGCGGCTCCCGGCAACGCCCGTGCGTTCTCGACCAGTGCCCGCCCGTCGCTCTCTGCGGCGGGCAACTATTCATTTCGCCGCGGTTACGCCACCGAGGTCCCCCGCAAGCGCGTCGCCCTGattggcgcgcgcggctACACTGGCCAGAACCTGGTGTCGCTGATTGACAGCCACCCGGGTCTCGAGCTCACACACGTCTCGTCGCGTGagctcgccggcctcccGCTCCAGGGTTACACCAAGGGCAACGTGACGTACTCGAACCtctcggccgaggacgtcaagaagatggaggagaatggcgaggtcgacgcaTGGGTCATGGCGCTTCCCAACGGCGTGTGCAAGCCGTTTGTCGACGCGATCGAAGCCGCCCACGCCAAGGGCTCGCAGGGTGTCATTGTCGACCTCTCGGCCGACTACCGTTTCGAGAACAACTGGACTTACGGCCTTCCTG AGCTCtacggccgcgaggagatCAAGCAGTCGAAGCGCATCTCAAACCCGGGCTGCTACGCGACCAACTCGCAGCTCCTGATTGCGCCTCTTCTGCCGTTCCTCGACCCCGCTCAGTCGCCGACCATTTTCGGCGTCTCGGGCTACTCGGGAGCCGGCACCAAGTCGGGCCAGAAGGACGCTGACGGCCGTCCCATGACTGTACCCAAGATT tccgaggccgacctAACCGGCAGTGTCCGGCCCTACGCTCTGACCGACCACATCCACGAGCGCGAAGCCGGCATTCACCTCTCGACTCTGGGCAACCCCATGAGCGTCCACTTCATCCCGACCGTGGCCCCGTGGTACAGCGGCATCGTATCGGTCCTCAACGCTCCTCTGAAGCAGGACATGCGTGCGTCCGACGTCACGGCCCTCTACGAGGCCAAGTACGCTGCTGAGCCGCTGGTCCACGTCCAGAAGGATGCGCCTGATGTCCGCCAAGTTGCCGGCAAGCACGGCtggcgcgtcggcggcgttcAGGTCCACTCGTCGGGCAAGCGCGTGGTCGTCGTTGGCGCCCTTGACAACCTGCTCAAGGGGGCTGCGACGCAGTGCATGCAgaacctcaacctcgcgtTGGGGTACGATGAGCTGGCCGGCGTGCCCAAGGACGCGTACTAG
- the aps2 gene encoding uncharacterized protein (Belongs to the adaptor complexes small subunit family), translated as MIKFILVQNRQGKTRLSKWYAPYDDDEKVRLRGEVHRLIAPRDQKYQSNFVEFRNDKIVYRRYAGLFFCVCVDSNDNELAYLEAIHLFVEVLDAFFQNVCELDLVFSFYKVYAILDEVFLAGEIEETSKQVVLDRLDYLEKLE; from the exons ATGATCAAGttcatcctcgtccag AACCGCCAAGGCAAGACGCGGTTGTCCAAGTGGTATGCGCCGtacgatgacgacgagaag gtccGACTACGCGGCGAGGTGCATCGCCTGATCGCGCCGCGTGACCAGAAATACCAGTCCAACTTTGTCGAG ttcCGCAACGACAAGATCGTATACCGCCGCTACGCCGGCCTGTTCTTCTGCGTTTGCGTCGACTCGAACGacaacgagctcgcgtaCCTCGAGGCGATTCACCTGTTCGTCGAGGTACTTG acgCATTCTTCCAGAATGTGTgtgagctcgacctcgtcttcTCGTTCTACAAG gtATACGCGATCCTGGACGAGGTGTTCCTCGcgggcgagatcgaggagacTAGCAAGCAGGTCgtgctcgaccgcctcgactACCTCGAAAAGCTCGAGTAG
- the KAR3 gene encoding uncharacterized protein (Belongs to the TRAFAC class myosin-kinesin ATPase superfamily. Kinesin family) yields the protein MGEEQENIPPSSSPASRLPAPARATGIPLPNGKPLAASTTVAAKRKSPADDLPPAKRLSGGPVTGIKQPVKAARPAPSGSRPETRSSSRTGMRPTTVATRTAATRTAAPARPPATRAPVSRAPVTKPAAKPAPAVKPAVAAKPRPGVTTAAVRRPGVAGRPVARGSASSSQSSHDDPDKLREYMGDFGKTITDNIQALLEQERERMSVLQHNRTEMQTTLLTAQNQEKEARRALANASEEQEAILARHAREVEDLERHLERREREKRNLEDELARNLEELGHERAVARELRTELAEQSKRHMGLNAQLIAAQAQGTLLQVEVDRAEIAVSASKAEAEEYRKRCDEADLGAEERIRLAQAECDRRVAEIEDELRAAETIRRKLHNQVQELKGNIRVFARVRPALDHERSAPDGLADIAYCDERVAAETGQSHLTVRSRSESAMGKEREQALTFNFDKVFQPKHGQREVFEEISMLAQSVLDGYNVCIFAYGQTGSGKSWTMEGANGLHAGMIPRAIDMIFAESAKLQDRGWKYSMEGSFLEVYNDEINDLLGSGQFDTKKHEIKIDRDKMTVTETVALPLANPQQVSTLLEKARSRRAVAATLMNERSSRSHSVFALKVRGWNDSTGEESEGILNLVDLAGSERLASSGADKDAVRLKETININKSLSALADVISALGQGTGAAHVPYRNSTLTRLLQTSLSGSSKTLMLCNLSPLAAHLGETVCSLRFATKVNSTPAGTARRNLK from the exons ATGGGAGAAGAACAAGAGAACATT CCAccgtcctcatcccccGCCTCGCGCCTCCCGGCCCCAGCGAGAGCAACAGGCATCCCACTGCCAAACGGCAAGCCACTGGCTGCCTCAACAACTGTCGCGGCCAAGCGAAAGTCACCCGCTGATGACCTGCCGCCAGCCAAGCGGCTATCTGGTGGACCTGTTACGGGCATCAAGCAGCCCGTAAAAGCAGCCCGACCAGCTCCGTCGGGCAGTCGTCCCGAAACACGAAGCAGCAGTAGGACTGGGATGCGTCCCACGACcgtggcgacgaggacagcTGCCACGCGAACAGCTGCCCCTGCCCGACCGCCCGCTACCCGTGCGCCCGTCTCTCGCGCGCCAGTCACCAAGCCTGCAGCCAAACCTGCACCAGCTGTTAAGCCGGCCGTTGCTGCCAAGCCACGGCCAGGTGTGACTACGGCCGCTGTGCGGCGACCAGGAGTGGCGGGCCGCCCAGTTGCCCGTGGATCCGCTAGCTCCAGCCAATCT AGCCATGACGATCCCGACAAGTTGCGCGAGTACATGGGTGACTTTGGCAAAACGATAACAGACAACATCCAGGCACTGCTTGAACAGGA ACGTGAGCGGATGTCGGTATTGCAGCATAACCGCACCGAAATGCAGACGACGCTCCTAACCGCTCAGAAccaggagaaggaggcgcgaCGTGCGCTAGCGAACGCGAGCGAGGAACAGGAGGCGATCCTGGCGCGGCATGCTCGTGAGGTAgaggacctcgagcgccaccTTGAGAGGCGAGAGCGTGAGAAGCgcaacctcgaggacgagctcgcacGCAATCTCGAAGAGCTGGGCCAtgagcgcgccgtcgcacGAGAGTTGCGgaccgagctcgccgagcagtCCAAACGACACATGGGGCTGAACGCGCAGCTCATTGCCGCTCAGGCACAGGGGACGCTCCtccaggtcgaggttgaccGTGCCGAGATCGCTGTTAGCGCGTCCAAGGCTGAAGCTGAGGAATATCGCAAGCGGTGCGACGAGGCAGACCTGGGCGCTGAGGAGCGGATTCGTCTCGCGCAAGCCGAGTGTGatcgccgcgtcgccgagatcgaggacgagttaCGTGCGGCCGAGACGATCCGCCGCAAACTCCATAACCAGGTACAGGAGCTCAAGGGCAACATCCGCGTGTTTGCACGTGTCCGTCCAGCCCTTG accACGAGCGGAGCGCGCCCGATGGTCTCGCAGACATTGCGTACTGCGATGAGCGTGTGGCTGCCGAGACTGGCCAGAGCCACCTCACCGTGCGGTCGCGGAGCGAGAGTGCCATGggcaaggagcgcgagcaaGCGCTCACGTTCAACTTTGACAAGGTGTTCCAGCCAAAGCACGGTCAGCGTGAGGTGTTTGAGGAGATCTCGATGCTCGCCCAGagcgtcctcgacggctATAAC gtGTGCATCTTCGCCTACGGACAGACTGGATCGGGCAAGTCGTGGACCATGGAGGGCGCCAATGGCCTGCATGCAGGTATGATCCCGCGAGCGATCGACATGATCTTTGCCGAGAGTGCCAAGCTCCAGGACCGCGGGTGGAAGTACAGTATGGAGGGCTCGTTTCTGGAGGTATACAATGACGAG atcAACGACCTCTTGGGAAGCGGGCAGTTTGACACGAAGAAGCACGAGATCAAGATCGACCGGGACAAGATGACCGTCACGGAAACTGTCGCCTTACCCCTCGCGAACCCACAGCAGGTCTCCACTCTCCTTGAGAAggctcgctctcgccgcgCCGTAGCCGCAACACTTATGAACGAGCGCTCCTCGCGTTCCCACTCGGTCTTTGCACTCAAAGTGCGCGGCTGGAACGACTCCACAGGCGAGGAAAGCGAGGGCATCCTCAACCTTGTCGACCTGGCCGGTTCTGAACGACTCGCCTCCAGCGGAGCGGACAAGGACGCCGTGCGCCTCAAAGAGACAATCAACATCAACAAGAGCCTGAGTGctctcgccgacgtcatTTCGGCTCTTGGACAGGGGACTGGCGCGGCACACGTGCCGTACCGCAACTCAACGCTTACCCGCCTCCTGCAGACTAGTTTGAGCGGGAGTAGTAAGACACTCATGCTGTGTAATCTCTCCCCGCTCGCTGCTCATCTCGGCGAGACGGTTTGCTCGCTCAGGTTTGCGACCAAGGTGAATTCGACGCCGGCGGGGACGGCACGGCGCAACCTCAAGTAA
- a CDS encoding uncharacterized protein (Ribosomal prokaryotic L21 protein), with amino-acid sequence MPPRPAVPQNLLRQPLRALATASASTSSGPFAGLPPLAPASIKPTLPTTMPDAIRKLRETTTPSKGIYCVARLHSRTYLLHPRDVLTLPTLKPMQAPGTTLALTRILEVGGREYAIRSPAADGKELRKSLPKGPGVDASFETIPPWVATCELTVLEHTKSPLTRTLLKKRRKGYQKTIENKQGWTRLRVGDIVLGSGIEPTSEPSS; translated from the exons ATGCCACCCCGACCAGCTGTCCCACAAA acctCCTGCGCCAGCcgctgcgcgcgctcgcaACGGCCTCGGCTTCCACCTCGTCGGGGCCGTTCGCcggccttcctcccctcgcTCCGGCGTCGATCAAGCCCACTCTCCCCACCACGATGCCCGACGCGATCCGCAAGCTCCGCGaaacgacgacgccaagcaAGGGCATCTACTGCGTCGCGCGTCTCCACAGCCGCACGTACTTGCTGCACCCGCGCGACGTGCTCACGCTGCCGACCCTCAAGCCGATGCAGGCGCCGGGAAcgacgctcgcgctcacgcgcatcctcgaggtcggcgggcGCGAGTACGCTATCCGCTCGCCAGCGGCCGATGGGAaggagctgcgcaagtCCCTGCCCAAGGGACCTGGTGTGGATGCCAGCTTCGAGACTATCCCCCCTTGGGTCGCTACCTGCGAGCTCACTGTGCTCGAGCACACCAAGAGCCCGCTCACGCGCACGTTGCTCAAGAAGCGTAGGAAGGGATACCAGAAGACTATCGAAAACAAGCAGGGCTGGACTCGGCTGCGTGTCGGCGACATTGTGCTTGGCAGCGGCATCGAGCCGACGTCGGAGCCGTCTTCTTAG
- the dpp4 gene encoding uncharacterized protein (Dipeptidyl peptidase IV (DPP IV) N-terminal region), protein MAQYDALATDDRPPSRGEGVALRTSDEEHVYPPAEHYSARASLDTVGSGSDIVYRDQLDQDPFDEKTGEAQRYHERYADDEEQGYTVEPSRLRPRRKSRSILAILVTIVVGSAVIGFLAATWYSAPVTVTKAGNKHITMDHVFNGTFAPNRVQRNWVDEAEDGTYSSTDRKGNIILASATDPNNTRILVKADDIVDPRSGLSLYWQTWKLSADMKYVLLSSDYVKQWRHSSHSNFWVHRLADHKTFALHEPSLPPAIAYAEWSPVSHSIAYVSGNDLYVVPDVELDQGEHNLTAVRVTNDGSKVVFNGVPDWVYEEEVFSTDSALWWAPDAHSVAYLRSNETEVMEYTYPVYNEGHDADAVHPYTSEVVMRYPKPGTPLPLVSVHTFNLNRYFEAGAQGLGDKRLEAAKETLSWPGQLPPGEGIVVEVSWVGNDALLVKEIDRPARNGQVIVFQGGNVVGKQVRKLGKDGEEGDDGWIDHGQNLIAIHESGGTVAGYLDIVPKKGWNHIALFHPVDATDPIWLTDGEWEVTELNGVNQEEGVVFFTAANPSIDRHIYSVKLPDAASLANFKPSPKPLTDTSQPGYYSASFSPQAGFYGLSYEGPLVPWQRLIEVRDGGIDELLEDNAALNATIAEFHRPIVNRGILENDGFELNMIEILPPNIDTSGRKKYPLLIEVYGGPYSQKVSNSFGRDWHHFLACEQKYVIVRVDGRGTGFKGRQLRNPIMDDIGRLEALDQAALARELVKRKYIDRERVGIWGWSYGGYMTLKSLEANPDLFTLGMAVAPVTDWRYYDAIYTERYMNTPEANPDGYAASRVNNLTNFDGKDLLIAHGSGDDNVHFANTASLVDRLTQDKVRGWRMRMFTDSDHGIRTRGAYRELYEWMTAFLHEKWGQGGKVKH, encoded by the exons ATGGCTCAATACGACGCACTCGCCACGGATGACCGACCTCCATCACGAGGCGAAGGAGTCGCTCTCCGCACCTCTGATGAGGAGCACGTCTACCCACCCGCTGAGCATTACTCTGCACGCGCGAGTTTGGATACCGTCGGGAGTGGGAGCGATATCGTCTACCGCGACCAGTTGGACCAGGATCCGTTCGATGAGAAGACGGGGGAAGCTCAGAGATACCACGAGCGGTAtgcggacgacgaggagcagggGTATACCGTTGAGCCTAGTCGA CTCCGGCCGCGCAGGAAGTCGCGCAGCATCCTTGCCATCCTCGTGACCATCGTTGTCGGTTCTGCAGTCATCGGGTTCTTGGCTGCGACGTGGTACTCGGCTCCTGTAACTGTCACAAAGGCCGGGAACAAGCACATCACCATGGACCATGTCTTCAATGGCACTTTCGCGCCTAACCGTGTTCAGAGAAACTGGGTAGACGAGGCCGAAGATGGGACATACTCGTCGACAGACAGGAAGGGAAacatcatcctcgcctCTGCAACCGACCCGAACAACACACgcatcctcgtcaaggctgacgacattgtcgaccCCCGCTCCGGCTTGTCACTGTACTGGCAGACCTGGAAGCTGTCGGCCGATATGAAGTATGTCCTCCTCAGCTCGGACTATGTCAAGCAGTGGCGCCACAGCTCGCACAGCAACTTCTGGGTACACCGTTTGGCGGACCACAAGACATTTGCGCTGCACGAGCCGAGTCTTCCTCCCGCTATCGCGTATGCCGAGTGGTCGCCAGTGTCACACTCAATCGCTTACGTGTCTGGCAACGACTTGTACGTAGTCCCGgatgtcgagctcgatcaGGGCGAGCACAACTTGACCGCTGTCCGGGTTACCAACGACGGGAGCAAGGTCGTGTTCAACGGCGTCCCGGACTGGGTgtacgaggaggaggtgttCTCTACGGACAGTGCGTTATGGTGGGCACCAGACGCGCACTCGGTCGCATACCTCCGTTCCAATGAGACCGAGGTCATGGAGTACACGTACCCGGTGTACAACGAGGGCCACGATGCCGACGCTGTCCACCCGTACACATCAGAGGTGGTGATGCGCTACCCGAAGCCTGGGacgccgctcccgctcgTGTCGGTGCATACATTCAACCTCAACCGGTACTTTGAGGCGGGCGCGCAAGGTCTCGGTGACAAGCGTCTGGAAgcggccaaggagacgcTGAGCTGGCCGGGACAGCTGCCGCCGGGCGAGGGtatcgtcgtcgaggtgtCGTGGGTCGGCAACGATGCCCTGCTGGTCAAGGAGATCGATAGGCCTGCGCGCAATGGCCAGGTCATTGTGTTCCAGGGTGGAAACGTTGTGGGCAAGCAGGTGCGCAAGCTTGGCAAggacggtgaggagggcgacgacggctggATCGACCATGGGCAGAACCTCATTGCCATCCACGAGAGCGGCGGTACCGTAGCGGGATACCTCGACATTGTGCCGAAGAAGGGCTGGAACCACATTGCACTCTTCCACCCCGTGGACGCGACCGACCCCATCTGGCTCACCgatggcgagtgggaggtCACCGAGCTCAACGGCGTTAaccaggaggagggcgtAGTGTTCTTCACAGCCGCCAACCCCTCTATCGACCGGCACATCTACAGTGTCAAGCTGCCCGACGCGGCGTCGCTTGCCAACTTCAAGCCCTCGCCCAAGCCGCTCACCGACACCAGCCAGCCCGGGTACTACTCGGCGTCATTCTCTCCACAGGCTGGCTTCTATGGTCTCTCATACGAGGGTCCGCTTGTGCCATGGCAGCGTCTCATCGAGGtccgcgacggcggcattgacgagctgctcgaggacaaTGCGGCCCTCAATGCGACGATTGCAGAGTTCCACCGCCCCATCGTGAACCGCGGCATCCTCGAGAATGACGGTTTCGAACTTAACATGATCGAGATCCTCCCTCCCAACATTGACACCTCTGGGCGTAAGAAATaccccctcctcatcgaggTGTATGGCGGCCCCTATTCGCAAAAGGTATCCAACTCGTTTGGGCGCGACTGGCACCATTTCTTGGCCTGTGAGCAGAAGTACGTTATTGTGAGGGTGGATGGCCGGGGAACGGGGTTCAAGGGTCGACAGCTGCGCAACCCGATCATGGACGACATTGGCCGCCTCGAAGCACTGGACCAAGCCGCTCTAGCCCGCGAACTTGTGAAACGCAAATACATTGACCGGGAGCGGGTCGGTATCTGGGGCTGGAGCTACGGTGGCTACATGACCCTCAAGTCGCTCGAAGCCAACCCCGACCTCTTCACCCTCGGCATGGCAGTTGCGCCGGTCACCGACTGGCGGTACTACGACGCAATCTACACTGAGCGATACATGAACACGCCCGAGGCCAACCCCGACGGGTacgcggcgtcgagagTGAACAATCTCACCAACTTTGACGGCAAGGACCTGCTCATTGCGCATGGGAGCGGCGACGATAATGTCCACTTTGCCAATACTGCTTCCCTTGTCGACCGGCTCACACAGGACAAGGTCAGGGGGTGGCGGATGCGTATGTTCACCGACTCGGATCATGGGATTCGTACGCGCGGCGCCTACCGCGAACTGTACGAGTGGATGACGGCGTTTCTGCATGAGAAGTGGGGTCAGGGCGGTAAGGTCAAGCACTAG